The Fundidesulfovibrio magnetotacticus genome contains a region encoding:
- the rplL gene encoding 50S ribosomal protein L7/L12, translating to MSDVTKEQVVDFIANMTVLELSQFIKELEEKFGVSAAAPMAAMPMMAMPGADAAAEVEEKTEFDVILTGSGANKINVIKVVRALTGLGLKEAKDKVDTLPSTLKEAVSKADAEDAKKQLEEAGATCEIK from the coding sequence ATGTCCGACGTGACCAAAGAGCAGGTTGTCGATTTCATCGCCAATATGACCGTTCTTGAGCTCTCCCAGTTCATCAAGGAGCTCGAGGAGAAGTTCGGCGTGTCCGCCGCCGCCCCCATGGCCGCCATGCCCATGATGGCCATGCCCGGCGCCGATGCCGCCGCCGAAGTGGAAGAGAAGACCGAGTTCGACGTGATCCTCACCGGCTCCGGCGCCAACAAGATCAACGTGATCAAGGTCGTGCGCGCCCTCACCGGCCTGGGCCTGAAGGAAGCCAAGGACAAGGTCGACACCCTGCCCTCCACCCTGAAGGAAGCCGTGTCCAAGGCCGACGCCGAAGACGCCAAGAAGCAGCTTGAAGAGGCCGGCGCCACTTGCGAAATTAAGTAG
- the rplJ gene encoding 50S ribosomal protein L10 produces MQTREEKAEIIEKIKDRAGRASIAVVTDFKGLTVEEVTGLRVKLREAGVDFQVVKNTLARIALTGSPHDSIKERFKEQCAVAFGYDDPVACAKALVDYAKTNKKFSVRFASLQGQVIDEAGLKALSMLPSKPQLLAQVLGTMNAVPTNFVSVLANVMRGVLNVLTALKDKKEAA; encoded by the coding sequence TTGCAAACTCGCGAAGAAAAAGCCGAGATCATTGAGAAAATCAAGGATCGGGCTGGTCGCGCGAGCATTGCCGTGGTCACCGATTTCAAGGGCCTGACGGTGGAAGAGGTGACTGGCCTGAGAGTCAAGCTCCGCGAAGCGGGGGTTGATTTCCAGGTAGTCAAGAACACCCTGGCCCGGATCGCGTTGACCGGCAGCCCGCATGACTCGATCAAGGAACGGTTCAAGGAGCAGTGCGCCGTGGCATTCGGCTACGACGACCCTGTCGCCTGCGCCAAGGCCCTTGTCGACTACGCCAAAACCAACAAGAAGTTCTCCGTCCGATTCGCCAGCCTGCAGGGCCAGGTGATCGACGAGGCCGGACTCAAGGCCCTTTCCATGCTGCCCAGCAAGCCTCAGCTGCTGGCCCAGGTGCTCGGGACCATGAACGCCGTGCCCACGAACTTCGTGTCCGTCCTGGCCAACGTGATGCGTGGCGTGTTGAACGTGCTCACGGCCCTCAAAGACAAAAAAGAAGCCGCTTAA